GGGTGAGTCTGGAATGGGTAGAGGCTGGAATGGGTAGAGGCTGGAGGGGTGAGTCTGGAATGGGTTGAGGCTGGAGGGGTGAGTCTGGAATGGGTAGAGGCTGGAGGGGTGAGGCAGGAATGGGTTGATGCTGGAGGGTTGAGGCTGGAATGGGTTGAGGCTGGAATGGGTAGAGGCTGGAGGGGTGAGTCTGGAATGGGTAGAGGCAGGAGGGTAGAGGCTGGAGGGGTGAGGCTGGAGGGTAGAGACTGGAGGGGTAAGGATGGAATGGGTAgaggctggaggggtgaggaTGGAGGGGTGAGTCTGGAATGGGTAGAGGCTGGAGGGGTGAGGCAGGAATGGGTTGAGGCTGGAATGGGTTGAGGCTGGAATGGGTTGAGGCTGGAGGGGTGAGGCTGGAGGGGTGAGGCTGGAGGGGTGAGGCTGGATGGGTGAGTCTGGAATGGGTAGAGTCTGGAATGGGTAGAGTCTGGAATGGGTTGAGGCTGGAATGGGTTGAGGCAGGAGGGGTGAGTCTGGAATGGGTAGAGGCTGGAGGGGTGAGGCTGAAGGTGTGAAGCTGGAGGGTGAGGCAGGAATGGGTAGAGGCTGGAGGGGTGAGTCTGTAATGGGTAGAGGCTGGAGGGGTGAGTCTGAAATGGGTAGAGGCTGGAGGGGTGAGGCTGGAATGGGTAGAGGCTGGAGGGGTGAGTCTGGAATGGGTTGAGGCTGGAGGGGTGAGTCTGGAATGGGTAGAGGCTGGAATGGGTAGAGGCTAGAGGGGTGAGTCTGGAATGGGTTGAGGCTGGAGGTGAGTCTGGAATGGGTTGAGGCTGGAGGGGTGAGTCTGGAATGGGTAGAGGCTGGAATGGGTAGAGGCTGGAGGGTGGTCTGGAATGGGTTGAGGCTGGAGGGTGAGTCTGGAATGGGTAGAGTCTGGAATGGGTAGAGGCTGGAGGGGTGAGTCTGGAATGGGTTGAGGCTGGAGGTGAGTCTGGAGGGGTGAGTCTGGAGGGTAGGTCTGGAGGGGTAAGTCTGGAGGGTAGAGTCTGGAGGGGAGTCTGGAGGAGTCTGGAGGGGTAGAGTCTGGAAGAGTCTGGGTCTGGAGGTTGAGGCTGGAGGGTTGAGGCTGGGGGTGAGGCTGGAATGGGTTGAGGCTGGAATGGGTAGAGGCTGGAGGGGTGAGGCTGGAATGGGCTGAGGCTGGAGGGGTGAGTCTGGAATGGGTAGAGGCAGGAGGGTAGAGGCTGGAGGGGTGAGGCTGGAGGGTAGAGACTGGAGGGGTAAGGCTGGAATGGGTAgaggctggaggggtgaggaTGGAGGGGTGAGTCTGGAATGGGTAGAGGCTGGAGGGGTGAGGCAGGAATGGGTTGAGGCTGGAATGGGTTGAGGCTGGAATGGGTTGAGGCTGGAGGGGTGAGGCTGGAGGGGTGAGGCTGGAATGGGTGAGTCTGGAATGGGTAGAGGCTGGAATGGGTAGAGGCTGGAATGGGTAGAGGCTGGAATGGGTTGAGGCTGGAGGGTAGAGGCTGGAGGGGTGAGGCTGGAGGGGTGAGGCTGGAGGGGTGAGGCTGGAGGGGTGAGGCTGGAGGGTAGAGGCTGGAGGGGTGAGGCTGGAATgggttgagacaggaggggtgGGTCTGGATTGGGGAGTGAAATAATACATGTAGGTATGCATCAGATTCTTAACATGCTCAGACAGAAGTAAAGCTTATGTTTAGATAAATATTGTACAGAACCTTTGACGGATAGAATTATGATGGAAAGGCCTAGTCTTGGGCCTAGTCAGAAGCTCTCCTATCACGTGTGTGTGCGTAGCGTTTGCCATGCGCATGCATTTCTAATAGTTTGGTCACGCAGTCTGCGTCACAGCTGGCAGAGGAAATGGCGGACAGCGGTTATTAAAAAACAGGTTGGATTCTTCTTATCAGGGGTCTGCCTGGCCTGCCACTCTTTAGATAGGCATACTGCTCCGCTCCGGGTCTACAGGAGCCCAGAGCTGACAAATCCtggccaggcagacagagacTGCACACCGACTGGGCTGAGACACCATGCAGAAGATGGCACAGCTCACAGGAGGAGTACAGCACACAAAACTCAGCTAACCCACATCTGCTTCTCTCTGTGTAGGCTGTAGCTAGTCTGTGAGTGTAGGCTGTAGCTAGTCTGTGAGTGTAGGCTGTAGCTAGTCTGTGAGTGTAGGCTGTAGCTAGTCTGTGAGTGTAGGCTGTAGCTAGTCTGTGAGTGTAGGCTGTAGCtagtctgtgtctatgtgtgtggacTGTagctagtctgtgtgtgtgtgtgtgtgtgtgtgtgtgt
Above is a genomic segment from Oncorhynchus gorbuscha isolate QuinsamMale2020 ecotype Even-year unplaced genomic scaffold, OgorEven_v1.0 Un_scaffold_11270, whole genome shotgun sequence containing:
- the LOC124030409 gene encoding proline-rich protein 36-like; amino-acid sequence: SPLQPLPSSLTPPASPLQPHPSSLTPPASTLQPQPIPASTHSSLYPFQPLPIPDSPIPASPLQPHPSSLNPFQPQPIPASTHSCLTPPASTHSRLTPPSSPLQPLPIPALPLQSLPSSLTPPASTLLPLPIPDSPLQPQPIPASPLQPLPIPASTHSSLTPSLNPPASTSRPRLFQTLPLQTPPDSPPDSTLQTYPSRPTLQTHPSRLTSSLNPFQTHPSSLYPFQTLPIPDSPSSLNPFQTTLQPLPIPASTHSRLTPPASTHSRLTSSLNPFQTHPSSLYPFQPLPIPDSPLQPQPIPDSPLQPLPIPASPLQPLPISDSPLQPLPITDSPLQPLPIPASPSSFTPSASPLQPLPIPDSPLLPQPIPASTHSRLYPFQTLPIPDSPIQPHPSSLTPPASPLQPQPIPASTHSSLNPFLPHPSSLYPFQTHPSILTPPASTHSILTPPVSTLQPHPSSLYPPASTHSRLTPPASTHSSLNPFQPQPSSINPFLPHPSSLYPFQTHPSSLNPFQTHPSSLYPFQPLPIPDSPLQPQPIPDSPLQPQPIPDSPH